The following are encoded in a window of Limibacter armeniacum genomic DNA:
- a CDS encoding LytR/AlgR family response regulator transcription factor: MRVIIIDDERLARSGMRSLLAKYDDVEVVDEANNVDEAFDKIIALNPEVIFLDIQMPGKSAFELLEMLPRTPLVVFATAYDEYAIKAFETNALDYLLKPIEPKRLDACIEKLRGQLESKPNSPEDRLKEGDRVFVKDGERCWFVQLSDIRMFESEGNYVKVYFEGETPLIHRSLNALDEKLDDKAFFRASRKYIINLRWIDKIEPWFNGGLMVKLKNGESVEISRRQAVKFKEMLSI, encoded by the coding sequence ATGAGGGTAATTATAATTGATGATGAAAGGCTTGCTCGTTCAGGGATGAGATCTTTATTAGCAAAGTATGACGATGTTGAAGTTGTAGATGAAGCAAACAACGTGGATGAAGCCTTTGATAAAATTATAGCCTTAAACCCTGAGGTGATTTTTCTAGATATTCAGATGCCTGGCAAATCAGCGTTTGAGTTGCTTGAGATGTTACCTCGTACACCTTTAGTAGTTTTTGCTACAGCCTATGATGAATATGCTATAAAGGCATTTGAGACGAATGCACTAGATTATTTACTAAAGCCTATTGAACCAAAACGCTTAGATGCTTGTATAGAAAAATTAAGAGGACAACTCGAAAGCAAGCCTAACAGTCCTGAAGATAGATTAAAAGAAGGGGACAGGGTGTTTGTTAAAGATGGAGAGCGTTGTTGGTTTGTTCAACTTTCGGATATCAGGATGTTTGAGTCGGAAGGAAATTATGTAAAGGTGTATTTTGAAGGAGAAACACCGCTAATTCATCGTTCTCTAAATGCATTGGATGAAAAGTTAGATGATAAAGCTTTTTTTAGAGCAAGCAGAAAGTATATCATTAACCTCAGGTGGATAGATAAGATAGAACCATGGTTTAATGGAGGCTTGATGGTTAAGTTGAAGAATGGTGAAAGTGTCGAAATATCTAGAAGGCAAGCGGTCAAGTTTAAAGAAATGTTGAGTATTTGA